From Micromonospora rhizosphaerae, the proteins below share one genomic window:
- the tig gene encoding trigger factor: MKSTVETLSPTRVRLAIEVPFVELEPSLKKAYREIGQQVQVPGFRRGKVPAAVIDQRVGRGTVLNEAVQEAIPQNILAAVREHDLKTLGRPEVEITEFNDGDSLNFTAEVDVRPEITLPDPATIEVTVDELKVDDSEIDQQVQSLRERFATLKTVERAAQEGDYVQIDLNATVDGEEVPGGSASNISHEVGSKQLLPGLDEALVGVAAGDSTTFTTQLVGGDYAGRDAEVTVTVRTVKEKELPELNDDFAQMASEFDTIEELRNDLRERVTRGKQVEQIYAARDKALEQMVAAAEVPAPEGVVREEVESRKAAMVDQLERIGASLEEYLAAEEKTEEQIDAELTEAATDGVKIQLLLDTLADAEDVQVSDDEFGHEIVHRAQRAGMAPQQYYDQLVRSGAAAAVFGDVRRGKALSSVMEKIKIKDSAGNEVTLDALRAQSEAEHEHEH, from the coding sequence GTGAAGAGCACCGTCGAGACTCTGAGCCCGACGCGCGTGCGGCTCGCCATCGAGGTGCCGTTCGTCGAGCTCGAGCCGAGCCTCAAGAAGGCGTACCGGGAAATCGGCCAGCAGGTCCAGGTTCCCGGCTTCCGCCGGGGCAAGGTGCCCGCGGCCGTCATCGACCAGCGGGTGGGCCGGGGCACCGTCCTCAACGAGGCGGTGCAGGAGGCCATCCCGCAGAACATCCTCGCCGCGGTCCGCGAGCACGACCTGAAGACCCTCGGCCGGCCGGAGGTCGAGATCACCGAGTTCAACGACGGTGACTCGCTCAACTTCACCGCCGAGGTCGACGTCCGTCCGGAGATCACCCTGCCGGACCCGGCCACCATCGAGGTGACCGTGGACGAGCTCAAGGTCGACGACAGCGAGATCGACCAGCAGGTGCAGAGCCTGCGCGAGCGGTTCGCGACCCTGAAGACCGTCGAGCGGGCCGCGCAGGAGGGCGACTACGTCCAGATCGACCTGAACGCCACCGTCGACGGCGAGGAAGTGCCAGGCGGCTCGGCGAGCAACATCTCGCACGAGGTCGGCAGCAAGCAGCTCCTGCCGGGCCTGGACGAGGCCCTGGTCGGCGTCGCCGCCGGCGACAGCACCACCTTCACCACCCAGCTCGTGGGCGGCGACTACGCCGGCCGGGACGCCGAGGTGACGGTGACGGTCCGCACCGTCAAGGAGAAGGAGCTGCCGGAGCTCAACGACGACTTCGCCCAGATGGCGAGCGAGTTCGACACCATCGAGGAGCTGCGGAACGACCTGCGCGAGCGGGTGACCCGGGGCAAGCAGGTCGAGCAGATCTACGCCGCCCGGGACAAGGCCCTCGAGCAGATGGTCGCCGCCGCTGAGGTGCCGGCGCCGGAAGGGGTCGTCCGCGAGGAGGTCGAGAGCCGCAAGGCCGCCATGGTCGACCAGCTCGAGCGGATCGGCGCCTCCCTGGAGGAGTACCTCGCCGCCGAGGAGAAGACCGAGGAGCAGATCGACGCGGAGCTGACCGAGGCGGCGACCGACGGCGTCAAGATCCAGCTCCTGCTGGACACCCTGGCCGACGCCGAGGACGTCCAGGTCTCCGACGACGAGTTCGGCCACGAGATCGTCCACCGCGCCCAGCGCGCCGGCATGGCCCCGCAGCAGTACTACGACCAGCTGGTCCGCTCCGGTGCCGCCGCCGCCGTCTTCGGTGACGTGCGCCGCGGCAAGGCGCTCTCCTCGGTGATGGAGAAGATCAAGATCAAGGACTCGGCCGGCAACGAGGTCACGCTCGACGCGCTGCGCGCGCAGAGCGAGGCCGAGCACGAGCACGAGCACTGA
- a CDS encoding tyrosine-type recombinase/integrase, producing the protein MAGAKRRRRFGNVRKLPSARWQARYLGSDGVMRTAPQTFATERQAEKWLTVVESEILRGEWVPPEAGEIRLSDYGDRWIRERRLAPRTRQLYEYLFALHIRPHLGHIALAAIKPATIRSWRGKLLNGGTPEPQAVKAYCLLRAVLNTAVREDEILRQNPCRIKGYDRFHTPERPTATIAQVYALADAMPARFAALIIVAALSGLRWGELAALRRCDVDLDAATVRVPRKLAALKDRLEFGPPKSAAGVRVVALPAAAVEALREHLAEHVEDGPEALIFTGAKGAPLRSGNFGRAVKWTKTVASLGLSGFHFHDLRHTGNTLAAASGASTRELMHRMGHGTMRAALIYQHATDERDREIARAMDRRITGEGRRRP; encoded by the coding sequence ATGGCGGGCGCCAAGCGTCGGCGGCGTTTCGGCAACGTCCGCAAGCTGCCCTCCGCCCGGTGGCAGGCCCGCTACCTCGGCTCGGATGGCGTGATGCGGACCGCTCCGCAGACCTTCGCCACCGAGCGCCAGGCCGAGAAGTGGCTCACGGTCGTGGAGTCGGAGATTCTACGTGGGGAGTGGGTGCCCCCAGAGGCGGGGGAGATCCGGCTGTCGGACTACGGGGACCGCTGGATCAGGGAGCGGCGTCTCGCCCCGCGTACCCGCCAGCTCTATGAGTACCTGTTCGCCCTGCACATCCGGCCCCACCTCGGGCACATCGCCCTGGCCGCCATCAAGCCGGCGACCATCCGGAGTTGGCGCGGCAAGCTGCTCAACGGCGGCACCCCGGAGCCCCAGGCGGTCAAGGCGTACTGCCTGCTGCGGGCCGTCCTCAACACGGCGGTGCGGGAGGACGAGATCCTTCGGCAGAACCCGTGCCGGATCAAGGGCTATGACCGCTTCCACACGCCGGAACGGCCCACCGCCACCATCGCCCAGGTCTACGCCCTGGCCGACGCCATGCCGGCCCGCTTCGCCGCGCTCATCATCGTCGCTGCCCTCTCGGGCCTGCGCTGGGGAGAGCTGGCTGCCCTGCGCCGCTGCGACGTAGACCTCGACGCCGCGACCGTGCGGGTGCCCCGCAAGCTCGCCGCCCTGAAGGATCGCCTGGAGTTCGGGCCACCCAAGTCGGCCGCCGGGGTCCGCGTCGTCGCGCTGCCGGCGGCCGCGGTTGAGGCACTTCGCGAGCACCTGGCCGAGCACGTCGAGGACGGCCCCGAGGCGCTGATCTTCACCGGGGCGAAGGGTGCGCCGCTGCGTTCCGGCAACTTCGGGCGGGCCGTCAAGTGGACCAAGACGGTCGCCTCGTTGGGCCTGTCTGGCTTCCACTTCCACGACCTGCGCCACACCGGCAACACCCTCGCCGCCGCCTCCGGGGCCAGCACCCGCGAGCTCATGCACCGAATGGGACACGGCACCATGCGCGCCGCTCTGATCTACCAGCACGCCACCGATGAGCGCGACCGCGAGATCGCCCGGGCGATGGACCGCCGCATCACCGGAGAGGGCCGACGCCGGCCGTGA
- a CDS encoding helix-turn-helix domain-containing protein, which yields MTDDLLTAGEVAARLRATPRFVRRLVAERRIAYVKVGRLVRFEPAAVAAYIEANRVVPTSRAKLRRQFGVVA from the coding sequence GTGACGGATGATCTGCTGACTGCCGGCGAGGTAGCCGCTCGCCTTCGTGCCACACCTCGCTTCGTCCGCCGGCTGGTGGCCGAGCGGCGCATCGCCTACGTCAAGGTCGGGCGCTTGGTGCGGTTCGAGCCTGCTGCGGTGGCCGCCTACATCGAGGCCAACCGGGTGGTGCCGACGTCGCGGGCGAAGCTTCGTCGGCAGTTCGGGGTGGTGGCCTGA
- a CDS encoding replication initiator, which yields MTTASTLPGLDPATQEGPRPGSRAARMLMPRSVDVVKDLAADYGVCTRPVSLRRTDLDSGQTEVIDMPCGATQEAKCPACATRARRLRQQQIREGWHRDDEPDPGPQPATDAQRGLIVARAHLEFARDEAARASQWDQVADLDDAIAELEAQITTEGLRGRPAPPHATDDDQEAGDGKRRVRSTKRRQDAPDLPRLPVENRTVGRTFEGHAGQVFRPSMFLTLTLGSYGRVHSDGTPVDPDSYDYRGAAWDAVHFPRLLDRFWQNLRRAVGWNVQYAGAVEPQRRLAPHAHFAMRGTIPRALVRQAAAATYHQVWWPPADQLVYEPGRAPQWDVAAGGYTDPDTGRLLPTWDDALDFVDADPDAEPVHVVRFGSQIDAKGVLAGTKDADRCVGYITKYLTKQAADCHDVTTGRQRAHLERLWQELRHTPCSERCANWLLYGIQPKKARPGLKPGNCKNKVHKRETLGIGGRRVLISRQWSGKTLADHRADRREWVKALLGVTTDAAAAPAGSDTVRHAWELARPTDPDVPPLGHRVLRAISERIQWRTQLDAARRNQAPPDVSATEPSRPSREEPRRDG from the coding sequence ATGACGACTGCTTCGACCCTGCCCGGCCTCGACCCCGCCACCCAGGAGGGTCCGAGGCCGGGCTCCCGGGCCGCCCGGATGCTCATGCCCCGCTCCGTCGACGTGGTCAAGGATCTGGCCGCTGATTACGGCGTTTGCACCCGGCCCGTCTCCCTGCGTCGCACCGACCTTGACTCGGGGCAGACCGAAGTGATCGACATGCCCTGCGGGGCGACGCAGGAAGCCAAGTGCCCGGCCTGCGCCACCCGCGCCCGCCGGCTGCGGCAGCAGCAGATCCGCGAGGGCTGGCACCGCGACGACGAACCCGACCCCGGCCCCCAACCCGCCACCGACGCCCAACGCGGCCTGATCGTGGCTCGGGCGCATCTCGAGTTCGCCCGCGACGAAGCCGCCCGCGCCTCACAGTGGGATCAAGTCGCGGACCTGGACGACGCCATCGCAGAGCTGGAAGCCCAGATCACCACCGAAGGACTCCGCGGCCGACCCGCCCCACCACACGCCACCGACGACGACCAGGAGGCGGGTGACGGGAAGCGCCGGGTGCGGTCGACCAAGCGGCGGCAGGACGCCCCCGACCTGCCCCGTCTCCCCGTCGAGAACCGGACGGTGGGCCGGACCTTCGAGGGTCACGCGGGGCAGGTGTTTCGGCCGTCAATGTTCCTCACCCTCACCCTCGGCTCCTACGGCCGCGTCCACTCCGACGGCACCCCCGTCGACCCGGACAGCTACGACTACCGCGGGGCCGCCTGGGATGCGGTCCACTTCCCCCGGCTGCTCGATCGGTTCTGGCAGAACTTGCGCCGCGCGGTCGGCTGGAACGTCCAATACGCCGGGGCGGTCGAGCCGCAGCGACGGCTGGCTCCTCACGCGCACTTCGCCATGCGCGGCACGATCCCTCGCGCCCTGGTCCGGCAGGCGGCCGCCGCGACGTATCACCAGGTGTGGTGGCCGCCCGCCGACCAGCTGGTCTACGAACCGGGGAGGGCGCCGCAGTGGGACGTGGCCGCCGGCGGCTACACCGATCCGGACACCGGCCGGCTGCTGCCGACGTGGGATGACGCCCTGGACTTCGTCGATGCTGACCCCGACGCCGAACCCGTGCACGTCGTCCGGTTCGGCAGTCAGATCGACGCCAAGGGCGTCCTGGCAGGCACCAAGGACGCGGACCGGTGCGTCGGCTACATCACCAAGTACCTGACCAAGCAGGCCGCCGACTGCCACGACGTGACCACCGGCCGGCAGCGGGCACACCTGGAACGGCTCTGGCAGGAACTACGGCACACGCCCTGCTCGGAGCGGTGCGCCAACTGGCTGCTCTACGGCATCCAGCCGAAGAAGGCCCGGCCCGGGTTGAAGCCGGGCAACTGCAAGAACAAGGTCCACAAGCGGGAAACCCTCGGCATCGGCGGCCGACGCGTCCTCATCTCCCGCCAGTGGTCCGGCAAGACCCTCGCCGACCACCGGGCCGACCGGCGCGAGTGGGTCAAGGCCCTGCTCGGCGTCACCACCGACGCTGCCGCCGCCCCGGCCGGCTCCGACACGGTGCGGCACGCCTGGGAACTGGCCCGGCCGACCGATCCCGACGTGCCGCCCCTCGGCCACCGGGTCCTGCGAGCGATCTCCGAACGCATCCAATGGCGGACGCAGCTCGACGCCGCGAGACGCAACCAGGCACCACCCGATGTTTCGGCAACTGAACCGAGCCGCCCGAGCCGGGAGGAGCCCCGACGTGACGGATGA
- a CDS encoding DUF2637 domain-containing protein, producing the protein MKPHPTTTRTDRVEGLVLVVILLLVAGFAGAASFTHVKDWTLDNSPPGTGEWFGWANAVISELVPVAALLTIRRRRRTGQPVGYPMFLLVAAVLLSLAAQLAVAKPGLSGWLLSAVPALAFMGLSKLVLTTAPAPVPAAEPAPAPAPPAATPPVRPVEPPAPSVQPAPVVAPAAPEPVALVDVEPTRPAPVVPVPPAAFTRRNGVPLIGEVTR; encoded by the coding sequence ATGAAACCCCACCCCACCACGACCCGCACCGACCGGGTCGAGGGCCTGGTCCTCGTCGTCATCCTCCTCCTGGTCGCCGGCTTCGCCGGGGCCGCCTCGTTCACCCACGTCAAGGACTGGACCCTCGACAACAGCCCGCCCGGCACCGGCGAGTGGTTCGGCTGGGCCAACGCCGTCATCTCCGAACTCGTCCCGGTTGCCGCGCTGCTGACCATCCGCCGCCGACGGCGCACGGGTCAGCCGGTCGGCTACCCGATGTTCCTGCTCGTCGCCGCCGTGCTCCTGTCCCTGGCCGCGCAGCTCGCCGTCGCCAAGCCCGGCCTGTCCGGCTGGCTCCTGTCCGCCGTCCCCGCCCTGGCCTTCATGGGCCTGTCCAAGCTCGTCCTCACCACCGCCCCTGCTCCGGTCCCGGCCGCCGAACCCGCCCCCGCCCCGGCTCCGCCGGCTGCCACCCCGCCGGTCCGGCCGGTCGAACCGCCCGCCCCGTCCGTCCAGCCGGCTCCGGTCGTCGCGCCGGCCGCGCCTGAGCCCGTCGCCCTGGTCGACGTCGAGCCGACCCGACCGGCCCCGGTCGTGCCGGTGCCGCCGGCCGCGTTCACCCGCCGCAACGGCGTCCCGCTGATCGGAGAGGTGACCCGATGA
- a CDS encoding FtsK/SpoIIIE domain-containing protein, whose translation MPLVNVIRGDRIDPALINVRTPFIRIPLWLALSWWTIKALARLVVVLVRFWYVTAPAALFGWLYLRYGWVGPVGVVASAAAVAAGWGFGHRPSFLRFGGWPILSRFRRWRYRRNWHAAMVTARLAVSFDHHTVLPVLRKVRCAAGVDVVTVRMVTGQIPDDFAKVAERLAHTFGVRQVKAVPGARPDVVLLHLFRGDPLAKTVRPLPVPAVPEFTALPVGRCEDGDGYDLRLFGTQVLVVGATGSGKGSVIWSVVRSLAAGVTSGLVQLWGLDPKGGMELGMGAPMFARFARKDYTAMCELVEEAATVAKDRAAKLYGRTRQHTPTPDEPLIVVVIDELANLTAYLTDRQLKDRIKAALSILLSQGRAVGVHVLAAIQDPRKEVLPFRDLFPTRIGLRLAEAAQVDLVLGEGMRDRGALCDRIPQNLPGVGFVVIDGDPTPMRVRFSYLTDDEIRDMAHTYGRLRVIDGEILDGAA comes from the coding sequence ATGCCGCTGGTCAACGTGATTCGGGGTGACCGGATCGACCCTGCCCTGATCAACGTCCGCACCCCCTTCATCCGCATCCCGCTGTGGCTCGCGCTCTCCTGGTGGACCATCAAGGCCCTTGCCCGCCTGGTGGTGGTGCTGGTGCGGTTCTGGTACGTCACCGCCCCGGCCGCGTTGTTCGGCTGGCTGTATCTGCGGTACGGGTGGGTCGGCCCGGTTGGTGTCGTCGCCTCGGCGGCGGCTGTCGCTGCCGGCTGGGGCTTCGGTCACCGGCCGTCGTTCCTGCGGTTCGGGGGGTGGCCGATCCTGTCCCGCTTCCGGCGGTGGCGGTACCGGCGCAACTGGCACGCCGCGATGGTGACTGCCCGCCTCGCGGTCTCGTTCGACCATCACACCGTCCTGCCCGTGCTGCGCAAGGTCCGCTGCGCGGCGGGCGTGGACGTGGTGACGGTGCGGATGGTCACCGGCCAGATCCCCGACGACTTCGCCAAGGTCGCGGAGAGGTTGGCGCACACGTTCGGCGTCCGCCAGGTCAAGGCCGTCCCCGGGGCTCGCCCGGATGTGGTGCTGCTGCACCTGTTCCGCGGTGACCCCCTCGCCAAGACCGTCCGCCCCCTGCCGGTGCCGGCGGTACCCGAGTTCACCGCCCTGCCCGTGGGCCGGTGCGAGGACGGCGACGGCTACGACCTGCGCCTGTTCGGCACTCAAGTCCTGGTCGTGGGCGCCACCGGGTCCGGGAAGGGCTCGGTCATCTGGTCCGTGGTCCGCTCCCTCGCCGCCGGAGTCACCTCCGGCCTCGTGCAGCTCTGGGGCCTGGACCCCAAGGGCGGCATGGAACTCGGGATGGGCGCGCCGATGTTCGCCCGGTTCGCCCGCAAGGACTACACGGCCATGTGTGAGCTGGTCGAGGAAGCCGCCACCGTCGCCAAGGACCGGGCCGCCAAGCTGTACGGCCGGACCCGCCAGCACACGCCGACCCCGGATGAGCCGCTGATCGTCGTGGTGATTGATGAGCTCGCGAACCTGACCGCGTACCTGACCGACCGGCAGTTGAAGGACCGGATCAAGGCGGCCCTGTCGATCCTGCTCTCTCAGGGCCGGGCGGTGGGTGTGCACGTCCTGGCCGCGATCCAGGACCCCCGCAAGGAGGTGCTGCCGTTCCGGGACCTGTTCCCCACCCGCATCGGCCTGCGGCTGGCGGAAGCGGCGCAGGTGGACCTGGTGCTGGGTGAGGGGATGCGGGACCGGGGCGCGCTGTGCGACCGCATCCCGCAGAACCTGCCGGGAGTGGGGTTCGTGGTGATTGACGGTGACCCGACCCCGATGCGAGTCCGCTTCTCCTACCTGACCGATGACGAGATCCGCGACATGGCCCACACCTACGGTCGCCTCCGGGTCATCGACGGCGAGATTCTGGACGGTGCCGCATGA
- a CDS encoding lipid A biosynthesis lauroyl acyltransferase, giving the protein MRNLEFLWKDATSGGGGCPALYKTEGGYVVQGIKLDDETRAQLRQLADNEDGVFVPANVLDRLREMG; this is encoded by the coding sequence ATGCGGAACCTGGAGTTCCTGTGGAAGGACGCCACCTCTGGCGGGGGCGGCTGCCCGGCGCTGTACAAGACCGAGGGCGGCTACGTCGTTCAGGGCATCAAGCTCGATGACGAAACTCGCGCGCAGCTTCGCCAGCTGGCGGACAACGAGGACGGCGTTTTCGTCCCGGCGAACGTGCTCGACCGCCTGCGCGAGATGGGCTGA
- a CDS encoding DUF6879 family protein, translating to MGTPLTDDEFADQLRMFDHTAFRLELQPAYLEPSEHDTVAKFLAGSPEPPTQVPGLAAWFEQIAELTQQGKRIERVRVHEDPPTDYQRWERWIGRWNVEAGEEIHYLTRARAHEIGLLPAAGNVDWWLLDSSRLIMMRFDEVGHRISNELVTDPATVVQACAWRDLAVHYAAPTNARSAAA from the coding sequence ATGGGAACACCGCTCACCGACGACGAGTTCGCCGACCAGCTCCGGATGTTCGACCACACCGCGTTCCGGCTGGAACTCCAGCCGGCGTACCTGGAGCCCAGCGAGCACGACACGGTGGCGAAGTTCTTGGCCGGCAGCCCGGAGCCCCCGACGCAGGTTCCCGGGCTTGCTGCCTGGTTCGAGCAGATCGCCGAGTTGACGCAGCAGGGCAAGCGGATCGAGCGCGTGCGGGTACACGAGGATCCGCCGACCGACTACCAGCGATGGGAACGTTGGATCGGCCGGTGGAACGTCGAAGCGGGCGAGGAGATCCACTATCTGACGCGGGCGAGAGCGCATGAGATCGGCTTGCTGCCCGCAGCCGGCAATGTCGACTGGTGGTTGCTGGATTCCAGCCGACTGATCATGATGCGGTTCGACGAGGTTGGCCACCGGATCAGCAACGAGCTGGTGACCGACCCGGCGACCGTGGTGCAGGCGTGTGCGTGGCGGGACCTGGCAGTCCACTACGCCGCTCCGACCAACGCGCGGAGCGCAGCCGCCTAG
- a CDS encoding helix-turn-helix domain-containing protein, with protein sequence MNPIEEWLTQPEGLADRLRALRTQAGLSGKQLAEANGWAPSKVSRLENGRQMPAPADLYAWARACGADDAAQDLLRMLGEVQAVHRDWRRRMRQGQAAVQDSYNQLVAESRLIRHFETVYVPGLLQTADYARRILTEMVELHNLDIADVDAAVATRMQRQHLLYDTSKRFEFLLAEPVLRWLLCPPEVMRGQLDRLQTVVGVPNIRFGILPLGIQLTTTPQNSFQMYDDVAIVETFVGETTHRDDQAAAYANAIERLWNEAVTGEDARTLIVRAAHDLRN encoded by the coding sequence GTGAACCCGATCGAAGAGTGGCTGACCCAGCCCGAAGGACTGGCCGATCGCCTGCGTGCCCTGCGCACGCAGGCCGGCCTGTCCGGCAAGCAGCTCGCCGAGGCGAACGGCTGGGCGCCGTCGAAGGTCTCTCGGCTGGAGAACGGCCGACAGATGCCCGCACCAGCCGACCTCTACGCCTGGGCGCGTGCCTGCGGCGCGGACGATGCCGCCCAGGACTTGCTGCGCATGCTCGGCGAGGTCCAGGCTGTGCACCGCGACTGGCGCCGCCGAATGCGCCAAGGTCAAGCAGCCGTGCAGGACAGCTACAACCAGCTTGTCGCGGAGTCGCGCCTCATCCGGCACTTCGAGACCGTGTACGTACCGGGCCTGCTCCAGACCGCCGACTACGCCCGGCGCATCCTCACCGAGATGGTCGAGCTGCACAACCTCGACATCGCCGACGTGGACGCCGCCGTAGCCACCCGCATGCAGCGCCAGCACCTGCTGTACGACACCAGCAAGCGGTTCGAGTTCCTGCTAGCCGAGCCCGTGCTGCGGTGGCTGTTGTGCCCGCCCGAGGTCATGCGCGGCCAGCTCGACCGCCTGCAAACCGTCGTCGGTGTACCGAACATCCGCTTCGGCATCCTGCCCCTCGGCATCCAACTCACCACCACCCCGCAGAACTCCTTCCAGATGTACGACGACGTCGCCATCGTGGAAACCTTCGTCGGCGAGACCACCCACCGCGACGACCAAGCCGCGGCGTACGCCAACGCCATCGAACGACTCTGGAACGAAGCCGTCACAGGTGAAGACGCCCGCACACTTATCGTCCGTGCGGCCCACGACCTCCGAAATTAG